In Frederiksenia canicola, the sequence TCCAAGGCTTAAAATTTGGTGGAGATAAACGGGATCGAACCGATGACCTCTTGCATGCCATGCAAGCGCTCTCCCAACTGAGCTATATCCCCAAAAACGAGCGAAATAATAGGTGTTTGCGGCTTATCTGTCAATCACAAAAACAGTTTCGCCCTTTGATTGCTCAAAAACTGACTAGCTATTCGCTTGAATATACGCAATCGCTTTCGCTAGGCGGGCGAGAGTACGTTCTTTGCCGACCAATTTAGCGGTGATGTCCATTGATGGCGATTGTCCTGAGCCGGTGACCGCCAAGCGGAATGGCATTCCAACTTTGCCCATACCGATTTCTAATTCTTCAGCGGTTTGATTCATCGCTTCGTGAATTTTTTCCACCGTCCACTCATTACAAGCGGTTAGTTTCTCGGAAAGTTTTGCAAGAGGGGCAACAGCTTCAGCCTTAAAGTTTTTCGCTGCGGCTTTTTCATCATAGCTGTCAAATTCTTCAAAGAAGTAACGGCTTGATGCTGCCATTTCTTTCAACGTCTTGCAACGTTCACCAAGCACGCCAACTATCTCGGCAAGGGCTGGACCATGGTTGGTATCAATGCCTTGATTTTGCATATGCCACGCCAAATAGCCTGCCACATAATTTGGATCAAGGCTGCGGATATAGTGTTGGTTCAACCATTGTAATTTCTCAGTATTGAACGCACTGGCGGATTTACTCACCGCTTCTAAATTGAACAGTTCAATCATCTCTTCACGGCTGAAAATTTCTTGGTCACCATGCCCCCAACCTAAACGCACTAAGTAGTTGATCAAAGCTTCTGGTAAGTAGCCATCATCACGATATTGCATCACGCCGACGGCGCCATGACGTTTGGATAATTTTTGTCCATCATCGCCGTTAATCATTGATACGTGGGCATAAACAGGGATTGGAGCACCTAACGCTTTCAAAATATTGATTTGACGAGGTGTGTTGTTGATGTGATCTTCACCACGCACCACGTGGGTGATCCCCATATCCCAGTCATCGACGACAACGCAGAAGTTGTAGGTTGGTGAGCCATCGGTGCG encodes:
- the gltX gene encoding glutamate--tRNA ligase, which encodes MKIETLFPLAPNVKVRTRFAPSPTGYLHVGGARTALYSWLYAKHNQGEFVLRIEDTDLERSTPEATAAILEGMEWLNLEWDHGPYYQTKRFDRYNQVIDQMLEQGLAYRCYCSKERLDALRAEQEARKEKPRYDRHCLHNPPLDPNAPHVVRFKNPTEGSVVFDDAVRGRIEISNSELDDLIIRRTDGSPTYNFCVVVDDWDMGITHVVRGEDHINNTPRQINILKALGAPIPVYAHVSMINGDDGQKLSKRHGAVGVMQYRDDGYLPEALINYLVRLGWGHGDQEIFSREEMIELFNLEAVSKSASAFNTEKLQWLNQHYIRSLDPNYVAGYLAWHMQNQGIDTNHGPALAEIVGVLGERCKTLKEMAASSRYFFEEFDSYDEKAAAKNFKAEAVAPLAKLSEKLTACNEWTVEKIHEAMNQTAEELEIGMGKVGMPFRLAVTGSGQSPSMDITAKLVGKERTLARLAKAIAYIQANS